In Nilaparvata lugens isolate BPH unplaced genomic scaffold, ASM1435652v1 scaffold7108, whole genome shotgun sequence, the DNA window tgtggatttataatatttcattattagctgagatgcggcgaagttaggttatgttgttgatTAGGcagcagtagaaagatgctagtctgcaaagatgtgattcaatgggtaggctgtgattatgaagtgtttgataattggtgtaattcacaacgtagcttttagttaattaaaatattattatttcctcaagcccccatctaaatttgattcggTGTCATTTAAGGtccaattccaatttgcaactatccgttttattaaaacttggcttaaaacgaatgtgccgggtGGTGTAGATCATTTCCTATAAATTCATTTCCTCTTGGTCGGccggtgacatgtagtttgctattcttaaaccttacatgccggtggtgtctgtgggttCTTTCGAataatctttttcttttttgcatgccggtgtacagtttgtttgatttcaaccggacatgactgcggtggttgtaaGTTCTTCTTGATATGGTCTTCCTTTTTCCTTGCATGCTGGTAGGAAGCTTGATGTACgattttagcctaacatgacggcgatGTAGATAAATTATCCTTGAGACCATTTTTCTTTTCCGTGGAGCTGCTATTTTACTtgtgtgttgttttgatttataggtTTTCAGTTTTGGTTGTGATTTTGGTTTGTTGTggatttttgtttttctattgtttGGCGAACTATCTTCATGAGTGCTGGGTTTTTctgttgcaggtgctgtcctcggtggatgggagatacgtgcggtcggcggtccgggctgctcttccactcggcgggcaacgtccttggactcctggtgtccagCGCGCGGTGGTACGAGCTGTCCCTCTATGCCACGAATGATGTCCTCAGCTTGGCGGATGATGTCGACTGGttcctctcggcgttctgcggggtgcggcgcgacttcaatcctgacattctcggtgggttggttttccatacatgtgttatgttcgcttgcttgtttgactttaaccacctttattgtatccttctccacatgtatatgtttcttaatgctgacttcgacactgatttttcccatatgcatatcttcagatatcctatccaatcggttatt includes these proteins:
- the LOC120356558 gene encoding uncharacterized protein LOC120356558 → MGDTCGRRSGLLFHSAGNVLGLLVSSARWYELSLYATNDVLSLADDVDWFLSAFCGVRRDFNPDILGGRPYPVREWAYGERLSSGFLSERQYERWGSCFWGVVV